A single window of Nicotiana tomentosiformis chromosome 1, ASM39032v3, whole genome shotgun sequence DNA harbors:
- the LOC104085698 gene encoding cellulose synthase A catalytic subunit 4 [UDP-forming] isoform X2, with amino-acid sequence MAGSHSRSELHVFHTGDDQRPQPAETRDQSAALKKICKICGDEIGVKENGEVFVACSECGFPVCRPCYEYERSEGNQSCPHCHSRYKRHKGCPRVAGDDEDDFDHDDFDQEFQIKNHHTSPNHPHSENGDYNQQHHHANGAAYNQSVTGSVVGKDLEDEQKETYGDAEWKERVEKWKNRQEKRGLVSKLGDGGNDQADEDDDYLLAEARQPLWRKVPLPSSLISPYRIVIVLRLVVLGFFFHFRILTPAYDAYPLWIISVICEIWFGLSWILDQFPKWSPINRETYLDRLTLRFEREGEPNRLAPVDVFVSTVDPLKEPPIITANTVLSILAADYPVEKVSCYVSDDGASMLLFDALAETAEFARRWVPFCKKYNVEPRAPDFYFNEKIDYLKDKVQPTFVKDRRAMKREYEEFKVRINALVAKAQKKPEEGWVMQDGTPWPGNNTRDHPGMIQVYLGSEGALDVEGKELPRLVYVSREKRPGYQHNKKAGAMNALVRVSAVLTNAPFMLNLDCDHYLNNSKAVREAMCFLMDPQIGKKLCYVQFPQRFDGIDRHDRYANRNVVFFDINMKGLDGIQGPVYVGTGCVFNRPALYGYDPPVSEKRPKMTCDCWPSWCCCCCGGSRKPKSKSKKKSIKSLLGLYSKKKRTMNGKNYTRKPSGPVFDLEEIEEGLEGYDELEKSSLMSQKNFEKRFGQSPVFIASTLMEDGGLPEGTNPTTLIKEAIHVISCGYEEKTEWGKEIGWIYGSVTEDILTGFKMHCRGWRSVYCCPKRAAFKGSAPINLSDRLHQVLRWALGSVEIFMSRHCPLWYAWGGKLKLLERLAYINTIVYPFTSIALLAYCTLPAVCLLTGKFIVPTLNNFASIWFMALFLSIIVTSVLELRWSGVSIEAWWRNEQFWVIGGVSAHLFAVFQGLLKVLAGVDTNFTVTAKAAEDTEFGELYLFKWTTLLIPPTTLIILNMVGVVAGVSDAINNGYGSWGPLFGKLFFAFWVIVHLYPFLKGLMGRQNRTPTIVVLWSILLASIFSLVWVRIDPFLPKQKGPILKQCGVEC; translated from the exons ATGGCTGGTTCTCATTCTCGTAGTGAACTTCATGTTTTCCACACTGGGGATGAt CAGCGACCTCAGCCAGCAGAAACCAGAGATCAGTCAGCAGCTTTGAAGAAGATATGCAAAATTTGTGGAGACGAGATTGGAGTGAAGGAAAACGGGGAGGTGTTTGTTGCTTGTAGCGAGTGTGGATTCCCAGTTTGCAGGCCATGTTATGAGTATGAGAGGAGTGAAGGCAATCAGTCTTGCCCTCACTGTCATTCTCGCTATAAGCGTCATAAAG GTTGTCCTAGAGTTGCAGGTGATGATGAAGATGACTTTGATCATGATGATTTTGACCAAGAATTTCAGATCAAGAATCATCATACTTCTCCCAACCACCCGCACTCG GAGAATGGAGACTATAATCAACAGCATCACCACGCAAATGGCGCTGCTTATAATCAGTCCGTCACTGGAAGCG TGGTAGGGAAGGATTTGGAAGATGAACAAAAAGAAACTTATGGTGACGCAGAATGGAAGGAAAGAGTTGAGAAATGGAAGAACCGGCAAGAAAAGAGAGGTCTGGTAAGCAAATTGGGTGATGGTGGAAATGATCAAGCTGATGAAGATGATGACTATCT TTTGGCTGAAGCTCGGCAACCACTCTGGCGAAAAGTTCCACTTCCATCAAGCCTAATTAGTCCATATCGCATAGTCATTGTACTCAGGCTTGTAGTTCTTGGATTCTTCTTCCATTTCCGGATCTTAACACCAGCCTATGATGCTTATCCATTATGGATTATCTCTGTAATATGTGAAATATGGTTTGGTTTATCATGGATACTTGATCAGTTCCCCAAATGGTCACCCATAAACCGTGAAACTTACCTTGATCGCTTGACATTGAGGTTTGAGCGTGAAGGCGAGCCGAATCGTTTAGCTCCAGTGGATGTGTTTGTGAGTACAGTTGATCCACTTAAGGAGCCTCCTATTATCACTGCAAACACAGTTCTGTCAATCTTGGCTGCTGATTACCCTGTTGAGAAGGTCAGCTGTTACGTATCAGATGATGGTGCCTCAATGCTGCTGTTTGATGCATTAGCAGAAACGGCGGAATTCGCAAGGAGATGGGTGCCATTTTGTAAGAAATATAACGTAGAGCCTCGAGCACCTGATTTCTATTTCAATGAAAAGATTGATTACTTGAAAGATAAAGTTCAGCCTACCTTTGTCAAGGACCGCAGAGCCATGAAG AGAGAATATGAAGAATTCAAGGTAAGAATTAATGCATTAGTGGCAAAGGCTCAGAAAAAACCAGAAGAAGGATGGGTAATGCAAGACGGAACTCCATGGCCTGGTAACAATACCAGAGACCATCCTGGTATGATTCAAGTTTATCTTGGTAGTGAAGGTGCACTTGACGTTGAAGGAAAAGAGCTACCCCGCCTTGTCTATGTTTCCCGTGAGAAACGACCAGGCTATCAACACAACAAGAAAGCTGGTGCCATGAATGCTTTG GTTCGAGTCTCTGCAGTGCTGACGAACGCACCATTTATGTTGAACTTGGATTGTGATCACTACCTTAACAACAGCAAGGCAGTTAGAGAAGCCATGTGCTTTTTAATGGACCCACAAATTGGAAAGAAGCTCTGTTATGTCCAATTTCCCCAGAGATTTGATGGTATTGATCGCCATGATCGATATGCCAACCGTAATGTTGTCTTCTTTGAT ATCAACATGAAAGGCCTGGATGGCATTCAAGGGCCAGTGTATGTTGGAACAGGTTGTGTCTTCAACAGGCCGGCATTATACGGCTATGATCCACCTGTTTCAGAGAAGCGGCCAAAGATGACATGTGATTGCTGGCCTAGTTGGTGCTGCTGCTGTTGTGGTGGTTCAAGAAAGCCCAAGTCCAAGTCCAAGAAGAAGAGCATCAAGTCCTTACTTGGACTATATAGCAAGAAAAAGAGAACAATGAATGGAAAGAACTACACTAGGAAGCCATCTGGACCTGTCTTCGATCTTGAGGAAATTGAAGAAGGACTTGAAGGATATGATGAGCTTGAGAAATCATCTCTTATGTCCCAAAAGAACTTTGAGAAACGATTTGGGCAGTCCCCAGTTTTCATAGCTTCCACACTCATGGAAGATGGTGGGCTTCCTGAAGGGACAAATCCAACAACACTCATAAAAGAAGCCATTCATGTTATTAGCTGTGGGTATGAAGAGAAAACTGAGTGGGGCAAAGAG ATTGGGTGGATTTATGGTTCTGTCACAGAGGACATTTTGACTGGATTCAAGATGCACTGCAGAGGATGGAGATCAGTTTATTGCTGTCCGAAAAGAGCAGCTTTTAAGGGATCAGCTCCAATCAATCTATCAGACAGATTGCACCAAGTCCTGAGATGGGCTCTTGGTTCTGTTGAAATCTTCATGAGTCGTCATTGTCCCCTTTGGTATGCCTGGGGTGGTAAACTTAAATTGTTGGAAAGGCTAGCATACATTAACACCATTGTTTACCCATTCACTTCCATTGCTCTGCTAGCTTACTGCACCCTTCCAGCTGTATGCCTTCTCACTGGAAAATTTATCGTCCCAACA CTTAACAACTTTGCAAGCATTTGGTTCATGGCTCTCTTCCTCTCCATCATAGTCACAAGCGTACTCGAGCTGCGATGGAGTGGAGTAAGCATTGAGGCCTGGTGGCGTAACGAGCAATTTTGGGTCATTGGTGGTGTTTCAGCACATTTGTTTGCAGTTTTCCAAGGCCTTCTTAAAGTTCTTGCTGGTGTAGACACAAACTTTACCGTAACAGCAAAAGCAGCTGAGGACACTGAGTTTGGGGAGCTTTACCTCTTCAAATGGACCACACTCCTCATCCCACCAACCACTCTGATCATCTTGAATATGGTTGGTGTTGTGGCTGGTGTTTCAGATGCCATCAACAATGGTTATGGTTCATGGGGTCCTCTCTTCGGAAAGTTATTCTTCGCCTTTTGGGTTATTGTCCATCTCTATCCTTTCCTAAAGGGATTGATGGGCAGGCAGAACAGGACTCCCACCATTGTGGTCCTATGGTCAATTCTTCTTGCTTCAATATTCTCACTGGTTTGGGTCAGAATAGACCCTTTCCTACCAAAACAGAAGGGCCCTATACTCAAGCAGTGTGGAGTGGAATGCTAA
- the LOC104085698 gene encoding cellulose synthase A catalytic subunit 4 [UDP-forming] isoform X1 codes for MAGSHSRSELHVFHTGDDQQRPQPAETRDQSAALKKICKICGDEIGVKENGEVFVACSECGFPVCRPCYEYERSEGNQSCPHCHSRYKRHKGCPRVAGDDEDDFDHDDFDQEFQIKNHHTSPNHPHSENGDYNQQHHHANGAAYNQSVTGSVVGKDLEDEQKETYGDAEWKERVEKWKNRQEKRGLVSKLGDGGNDQADEDDDYLLAEARQPLWRKVPLPSSLISPYRIVIVLRLVVLGFFFHFRILTPAYDAYPLWIISVICEIWFGLSWILDQFPKWSPINRETYLDRLTLRFEREGEPNRLAPVDVFVSTVDPLKEPPIITANTVLSILAADYPVEKVSCYVSDDGASMLLFDALAETAEFARRWVPFCKKYNVEPRAPDFYFNEKIDYLKDKVQPTFVKDRRAMKREYEEFKVRINALVAKAQKKPEEGWVMQDGTPWPGNNTRDHPGMIQVYLGSEGALDVEGKELPRLVYVSREKRPGYQHNKKAGAMNALVRVSAVLTNAPFMLNLDCDHYLNNSKAVREAMCFLMDPQIGKKLCYVQFPQRFDGIDRHDRYANRNVVFFDINMKGLDGIQGPVYVGTGCVFNRPALYGYDPPVSEKRPKMTCDCWPSWCCCCCGGSRKPKSKSKKKSIKSLLGLYSKKKRTMNGKNYTRKPSGPVFDLEEIEEGLEGYDELEKSSLMSQKNFEKRFGQSPVFIASTLMEDGGLPEGTNPTTLIKEAIHVISCGYEEKTEWGKEIGWIYGSVTEDILTGFKMHCRGWRSVYCCPKRAAFKGSAPINLSDRLHQVLRWALGSVEIFMSRHCPLWYAWGGKLKLLERLAYINTIVYPFTSIALLAYCTLPAVCLLTGKFIVPTLNNFASIWFMALFLSIIVTSVLELRWSGVSIEAWWRNEQFWVIGGVSAHLFAVFQGLLKVLAGVDTNFTVTAKAAEDTEFGELYLFKWTTLLIPPTTLIILNMVGVVAGVSDAINNGYGSWGPLFGKLFFAFWVIVHLYPFLKGLMGRQNRTPTIVVLWSILLASIFSLVWVRIDPFLPKQKGPILKQCGVEC; via the exons ATGGCTGGTTCTCATTCTCGTAGTGAACTTCATGTTTTCCACACTGGGGATGAt CAGCAGCGACCTCAGCCAGCAGAAACCAGAGATCAGTCAGCAGCTTTGAAGAAGATATGCAAAATTTGTGGAGACGAGATTGGAGTGAAGGAAAACGGGGAGGTGTTTGTTGCTTGTAGCGAGTGTGGATTCCCAGTTTGCAGGCCATGTTATGAGTATGAGAGGAGTGAAGGCAATCAGTCTTGCCCTCACTGTCATTCTCGCTATAAGCGTCATAAAG GTTGTCCTAGAGTTGCAGGTGATGATGAAGATGACTTTGATCATGATGATTTTGACCAAGAATTTCAGATCAAGAATCATCATACTTCTCCCAACCACCCGCACTCG GAGAATGGAGACTATAATCAACAGCATCACCACGCAAATGGCGCTGCTTATAATCAGTCCGTCACTGGAAGCG TGGTAGGGAAGGATTTGGAAGATGAACAAAAAGAAACTTATGGTGACGCAGAATGGAAGGAAAGAGTTGAGAAATGGAAGAACCGGCAAGAAAAGAGAGGTCTGGTAAGCAAATTGGGTGATGGTGGAAATGATCAAGCTGATGAAGATGATGACTATCT TTTGGCTGAAGCTCGGCAACCACTCTGGCGAAAAGTTCCACTTCCATCAAGCCTAATTAGTCCATATCGCATAGTCATTGTACTCAGGCTTGTAGTTCTTGGATTCTTCTTCCATTTCCGGATCTTAACACCAGCCTATGATGCTTATCCATTATGGATTATCTCTGTAATATGTGAAATATGGTTTGGTTTATCATGGATACTTGATCAGTTCCCCAAATGGTCACCCATAAACCGTGAAACTTACCTTGATCGCTTGACATTGAGGTTTGAGCGTGAAGGCGAGCCGAATCGTTTAGCTCCAGTGGATGTGTTTGTGAGTACAGTTGATCCACTTAAGGAGCCTCCTATTATCACTGCAAACACAGTTCTGTCAATCTTGGCTGCTGATTACCCTGTTGAGAAGGTCAGCTGTTACGTATCAGATGATGGTGCCTCAATGCTGCTGTTTGATGCATTAGCAGAAACGGCGGAATTCGCAAGGAGATGGGTGCCATTTTGTAAGAAATATAACGTAGAGCCTCGAGCACCTGATTTCTATTTCAATGAAAAGATTGATTACTTGAAAGATAAAGTTCAGCCTACCTTTGTCAAGGACCGCAGAGCCATGAAG AGAGAATATGAAGAATTCAAGGTAAGAATTAATGCATTAGTGGCAAAGGCTCAGAAAAAACCAGAAGAAGGATGGGTAATGCAAGACGGAACTCCATGGCCTGGTAACAATACCAGAGACCATCCTGGTATGATTCAAGTTTATCTTGGTAGTGAAGGTGCACTTGACGTTGAAGGAAAAGAGCTACCCCGCCTTGTCTATGTTTCCCGTGAGAAACGACCAGGCTATCAACACAACAAGAAAGCTGGTGCCATGAATGCTTTG GTTCGAGTCTCTGCAGTGCTGACGAACGCACCATTTATGTTGAACTTGGATTGTGATCACTACCTTAACAACAGCAAGGCAGTTAGAGAAGCCATGTGCTTTTTAATGGACCCACAAATTGGAAAGAAGCTCTGTTATGTCCAATTTCCCCAGAGATTTGATGGTATTGATCGCCATGATCGATATGCCAACCGTAATGTTGTCTTCTTTGAT ATCAACATGAAAGGCCTGGATGGCATTCAAGGGCCAGTGTATGTTGGAACAGGTTGTGTCTTCAACAGGCCGGCATTATACGGCTATGATCCACCTGTTTCAGAGAAGCGGCCAAAGATGACATGTGATTGCTGGCCTAGTTGGTGCTGCTGCTGTTGTGGTGGTTCAAGAAAGCCCAAGTCCAAGTCCAAGAAGAAGAGCATCAAGTCCTTACTTGGACTATATAGCAAGAAAAAGAGAACAATGAATGGAAAGAACTACACTAGGAAGCCATCTGGACCTGTCTTCGATCTTGAGGAAATTGAAGAAGGACTTGAAGGATATGATGAGCTTGAGAAATCATCTCTTATGTCCCAAAAGAACTTTGAGAAACGATTTGGGCAGTCCCCAGTTTTCATAGCTTCCACACTCATGGAAGATGGTGGGCTTCCTGAAGGGACAAATCCAACAACACTCATAAAAGAAGCCATTCATGTTATTAGCTGTGGGTATGAAGAGAAAACTGAGTGGGGCAAAGAG ATTGGGTGGATTTATGGTTCTGTCACAGAGGACATTTTGACTGGATTCAAGATGCACTGCAGAGGATGGAGATCAGTTTATTGCTGTCCGAAAAGAGCAGCTTTTAAGGGATCAGCTCCAATCAATCTATCAGACAGATTGCACCAAGTCCTGAGATGGGCTCTTGGTTCTGTTGAAATCTTCATGAGTCGTCATTGTCCCCTTTGGTATGCCTGGGGTGGTAAACTTAAATTGTTGGAAAGGCTAGCATACATTAACACCATTGTTTACCCATTCACTTCCATTGCTCTGCTAGCTTACTGCACCCTTCCAGCTGTATGCCTTCTCACTGGAAAATTTATCGTCCCAACA CTTAACAACTTTGCAAGCATTTGGTTCATGGCTCTCTTCCTCTCCATCATAGTCACAAGCGTACTCGAGCTGCGATGGAGTGGAGTAAGCATTGAGGCCTGGTGGCGTAACGAGCAATTTTGGGTCATTGGTGGTGTTTCAGCACATTTGTTTGCAGTTTTCCAAGGCCTTCTTAAAGTTCTTGCTGGTGTAGACACAAACTTTACCGTAACAGCAAAAGCAGCTGAGGACACTGAGTTTGGGGAGCTTTACCTCTTCAAATGGACCACACTCCTCATCCCACCAACCACTCTGATCATCTTGAATATGGTTGGTGTTGTGGCTGGTGTTTCAGATGCCATCAACAATGGTTATGGTTCATGGGGTCCTCTCTTCGGAAAGTTATTCTTCGCCTTTTGGGTTATTGTCCATCTCTATCCTTTCCTAAAGGGATTGATGGGCAGGCAGAACAGGACTCCCACCATTGTGGTCCTATGGTCAATTCTTCTTGCTTCAATATTCTCACTGGTTTGGGTCAGAATAGACCCTTTCCTACCAAAACAGAAGGGCCCTATACTCAAGCAGTGTGGAGTGGAATGCTAA
- the LOC104085698 gene encoding cellulose synthase A catalytic subunit 4 [UDP-forming] isoform X3: MAGSHSRSELHVFHTGDDRPQPAETRDQSAALKKICKICGDEIGVKENGEVFVACSECGFPVCRPCYEYERSEGNQSCPHCHSRYKRHKGCPRVAGDDEDDFDHDDFDQEFQIKNHHTSPNHPHSENGDYNQQHHHANGAAYNQSVTGSVVGKDLEDEQKETYGDAEWKERVEKWKNRQEKRGLVSKLGDGGNDQADEDDDYLLAEARQPLWRKVPLPSSLISPYRIVIVLRLVVLGFFFHFRILTPAYDAYPLWIISVICEIWFGLSWILDQFPKWSPINRETYLDRLTLRFEREGEPNRLAPVDVFVSTVDPLKEPPIITANTVLSILAADYPVEKVSCYVSDDGASMLLFDALAETAEFARRWVPFCKKYNVEPRAPDFYFNEKIDYLKDKVQPTFVKDRRAMKREYEEFKVRINALVAKAQKKPEEGWVMQDGTPWPGNNTRDHPGMIQVYLGSEGALDVEGKELPRLVYVSREKRPGYQHNKKAGAMNALVRVSAVLTNAPFMLNLDCDHYLNNSKAVREAMCFLMDPQIGKKLCYVQFPQRFDGIDRHDRYANRNVVFFDINMKGLDGIQGPVYVGTGCVFNRPALYGYDPPVSEKRPKMTCDCWPSWCCCCCGGSRKPKSKSKKKSIKSLLGLYSKKKRTMNGKNYTRKPSGPVFDLEEIEEGLEGYDELEKSSLMSQKNFEKRFGQSPVFIASTLMEDGGLPEGTNPTTLIKEAIHVISCGYEEKTEWGKEIGWIYGSVTEDILTGFKMHCRGWRSVYCCPKRAAFKGSAPINLSDRLHQVLRWALGSVEIFMSRHCPLWYAWGGKLKLLERLAYINTIVYPFTSIALLAYCTLPAVCLLTGKFIVPTLNNFASIWFMALFLSIIVTSVLELRWSGVSIEAWWRNEQFWVIGGVSAHLFAVFQGLLKVLAGVDTNFTVTAKAAEDTEFGELYLFKWTTLLIPPTTLIILNMVGVVAGVSDAINNGYGSWGPLFGKLFFAFWVIVHLYPFLKGLMGRQNRTPTIVVLWSILLASIFSLVWVRIDPFLPKQKGPILKQCGVEC; this comes from the exons ATGGCTGGTTCTCATTCTCGTAGTGAACTTCATGTTTTCCACACTGGGGATGAt CGACCTCAGCCAGCAGAAACCAGAGATCAGTCAGCAGCTTTGAAGAAGATATGCAAAATTTGTGGAGACGAGATTGGAGTGAAGGAAAACGGGGAGGTGTTTGTTGCTTGTAGCGAGTGTGGATTCCCAGTTTGCAGGCCATGTTATGAGTATGAGAGGAGTGAAGGCAATCAGTCTTGCCCTCACTGTCATTCTCGCTATAAGCGTCATAAAG GTTGTCCTAGAGTTGCAGGTGATGATGAAGATGACTTTGATCATGATGATTTTGACCAAGAATTTCAGATCAAGAATCATCATACTTCTCCCAACCACCCGCACTCG GAGAATGGAGACTATAATCAACAGCATCACCACGCAAATGGCGCTGCTTATAATCAGTCCGTCACTGGAAGCG TGGTAGGGAAGGATTTGGAAGATGAACAAAAAGAAACTTATGGTGACGCAGAATGGAAGGAAAGAGTTGAGAAATGGAAGAACCGGCAAGAAAAGAGAGGTCTGGTAAGCAAATTGGGTGATGGTGGAAATGATCAAGCTGATGAAGATGATGACTATCT TTTGGCTGAAGCTCGGCAACCACTCTGGCGAAAAGTTCCACTTCCATCAAGCCTAATTAGTCCATATCGCATAGTCATTGTACTCAGGCTTGTAGTTCTTGGATTCTTCTTCCATTTCCGGATCTTAACACCAGCCTATGATGCTTATCCATTATGGATTATCTCTGTAATATGTGAAATATGGTTTGGTTTATCATGGATACTTGATCAGTTCCCCAAATGGTCACCCATAAACCGTGAAACTTACCTTGATCGCTTGACATTGAGGTTTGAGCGTGAAGGCGAGCCGAATCGTTTAGCTCCAGTGGATGTGTTTGTGAGTACAGTTGATCCACTTAAGGAGCCTCCTATTATCACTGCAAACACAGTTCTGTCAATCTTGGCTGCTGATTACCCTGTTGAGAAGGTCAGCTGTTACGTATCAGATGATGGTGCCTCAATGCTGCTGTTTGATGCATTAGCAGAAACGGCGGAATTCGCAAGGAGATGGGTGCCATTTTGTAAGAAATATAACGTAGAGCCTCGAGCACCTGATTTCTATTTCAATGAAAAGATTGATTACTTGAAAGATAAAGTTCAGCCTACCTTTGTCAAGGACCGCAGAGCCATGAAG AGAGAATATGAAGAATTCAAGGTAAGAATTAATGCATTAGTGGCAAAGGCTCAGAAAAAACCAGAAGAAGGATGGGTAATGCAAGACGGAACTCCATGGCCTGGTAACAATACCAGAGACCATCCTGGTATGATTCAAGTTTATCTTGGTAGTGAAGGTGCACTTGACGTTGAAGGAAAAGAGCTACCCCGCCTTGTCTATGTTTCCCGTGAGAAACGACCAGGCTATCAACACAACAAGAAAGCTGGTGCCATGAATGCTTTG GTTCGAGTCTCTGCAGTGCTGACGAACGCACCATTTATGTTGAACTTGGATTGTGATCACTACCTTAACAACAGCAAGGCAGTTAGAGAAGCCATGTGCTTTTTAATGGACCCACAAATTGGAAAGAAGCTCTGTTATGTCCAATTTCCCCAGAGATTTGATGGTATTGATCGCCATGATCGATATGCCAACCGTAATGTTGTCTTCTTTGAT ATCAACATGAAAGGCCTGGATGGCATTCAAGGGCCAGTGTATGTTGGAACAGGTTGTGTCTTCAACAGGCCGGCATTATACGGCTATGATCCACCTGTTTCAGAGAAGCGGCCAAAGATGACATGTGATTGCTGGCCTAGTTGGTGCTGCTGCTGTTGTGGTGGTTCAAGAAAGCCCAAGTCCAAGTCCAAGAAGAAGAGCATCAAGTCCTTACTTGGACTATATAGCAAGAAAAAGAGAACAATGAATGGAAAGAACTACACTAGGAAGCCATCTGGACCTGTCTTCGATCTTGAGGAAATTGAAGAAGGACTTGAAGGATATGATGAGCTTGAGAAATCATCTCTTATGTCCCAAAAGAACTTTGAGAAACGATTTGGGCAGTCCCCAGTTTTCATAGCTTCCACACTCATGGAAGATGGTGGGCTTCCTGAAGGGACAAATCCAACAACACTCATAAAAGAAGCCATTCATGTTATTAGCTGTGGGTATGAAGAGAAAACTGAGTGGGGCAAAGAG ATTGGGTGGATTTATGGTTCTGTCACAGAGGACATTTTGACTGGATTCAAGATGCACTGCAGAGGATGGAGATCAGTTTATTGCTGTCCGAAAAGAGCAGCTTTTAAGGGATCAGCTCCAATCAATCTATCAGACAGATTGCACCAAGTCCTGAGATGGGCTCTTGGTTCTGTTGAAATCTTCATGAGTCGTCATTGTCCCCTTTGGTATGCCTGGGGTGGTAAACTTAAATTGTTGGAAAGGCTAGCATACATTAACACCATTGTTTACCCATTCACTTCCATTGCTCTGCTAGCTTACTGCACCCTTCCAGCTGTATGCCTTCTCACTGGAAAATTTATCGTCCCAACA CTTAACAACTTTGCAAGCATTTGGTTCATGGCTCTCTTCCTCTCCATCATAGTCACAAGCGTACTCGAGCTGCGATGGAGTGGAGTAAGCATTGAGGCCTGGTGGCGTAACGAGCAATTTTGGGTCATTGGTGGTGTTTCAGCACATTTGTTTGCAGTTTTCCAAGGCCTTCTTAAAGTTCTTGCTGGTGTAGACACAAACTTTACCGTAACAGCAAAAGCAGCTGAGGACACTGAGTTTGGGGAGCTTTACCTCTTCAAATGGACCACACTCCTCATCCCACCAACCACTCTGATCATCTTGAATATGGTTGGTGTTGTGGCTGGTGTTTCAGATGCCATCAACAATGGTTATGGTTCATGGGGTCCTCTCTTCGGAAAGTTATTCTTCGCCTTTTGGGTTATTGTCCATCTCTATCCTTTCCTAAAGGGATTGATGGGCAGGCAGAACAGGACTCCCACCATTGTGGTCCTATGGTCAATTCTTCTTGCTTCAATATTCTCACTGGTTTGGGTCAGAATAGACCCTTTCCTACCAAAACAGAAGGGCCCTATACTCAAGCAGTGTGGAGTGGAATGCTAA